From the Manihot esculenta cultivar AM560-2 chromosome 14, M.esculenta_v8, whole genome shotgun sequence genome, the window ATTTGCTTAGAAAAGTCAAGTTCAAAAACAATCTCTTCCATCAACACAACAAGCAGCATAAAATTCTCTCTGATACCCAGTTTGCAAGaaatgtaataaaataaaataatacatgtATAAAAAGAAGCTTAAATTTATACAACTGAAAGAGAATTTCTAGACCTGAAAATTATCTCACATTTACAAATGCACGGACATGGCACTCACAAATACCTACCCAGAATAATCTAAAGTACAGCATAACATTTATTTTCCACATGATTCTGAAAAAGAATATCACAGAGGCACTTGTATGAATACAACAGTGAAAGCAGGTGAACAGAAGAGGAGGCAACAGGGAAGGAAATTCTGGATTCAGCCCCCCACCCACCCCCACTTGAGATTAACCAGAATAATCACTAGCATTCAAGTTTCAGAGAAGGCACCAAATCCAGACTTATAAGCTAGCCCGTTGGGCCATAGATTTACTAATATATGTCTGGGCtttgtttttctttgttttttttttagtatGCTCGTTGCTCGTGATGTTTACAGAAACGTCAAATTACTGTTGTTGTTGTTATTATAAATTCTGCTTTGACTAAAATTTTTTGGGCTTTTTAAACATTTTTGCATATCTTCTGTGGTTGTTAAATGGGTTAtttgattataaatttaataattgttaacaaattattttttaaatttatgatttattttcttttaattaatagaAGATATTATTGCATGGGAATTCGACTTATTTGATTTTGTATAATCATTTTCCATCGCATACAATTAATAtataacattattaaaaattcgaattaatattcttttaatattttttttataggcTATAACATTTGAGAAATACACGATAAGAATATACATTGGAAAATCCAAAACTTGGGCCACAGCCCATATTGGCAATCAGCTATGAAAGATGATCCAAGACCAAAACGAATCGGGTAGAAAGAGGCCCACGAAAGACAGTCATCTCCACTTCGTCAACTTGGCCACGTGTACCGCCTACTTGTCAGTTTCTTGCTCCATCAAAACTCGCGTCCTCTGTCCTCGCCCCAACAAACAAACCACCCCCTCAACGTCTCAACTTCCCTCTTCTCCTTCACTTGTTACGTTTAGCAGAAAAAAAAACCACAGGAACAACAAAAGCAAATTAATATTGCATTGAGACCAAACGTAGagattcaccttcagccatggATTTCTGGCGTAAAGCCCGAACCTTCGCGGAGGACGCCGCCAAGCGTTCCCAGGAACTAACCAAGGAAGCTGCCAAGCGATCCCAAGAGCTCACTGTCGGTTCTTCCAAGTTCTACGACATCGTTACCGAAACGGCTAGGCGTTCCAAGGAGATCGCCGCTGAGGCCTCCAAACGCTCCCAGGAGATTACAATTGGTTCCTCCAAGCTTTCCGACATCGTATCCGAGACGGCTAAGCGTTCCAAGGAGATCGCTTCCGAGGCCTCTAAGCGAGCCGATCAGATCAAGGCCGAAGCCATCAAGAGAGCTGACCAGATCAAGTCTCTAGCTGAGGGGATCACGCCATCCGGTGCGCTATCTCGCACGGTGCCTGCTGTGGACTCGCAgctggaggagaaggagaaggagaaggagaaggagaaggaaaaGGAAATGGAGAAGGAGCTCGAGAGGTTCGGTGTCACGGAGGAGTTGAGAGAGTTCGTGAAGGAAATTACTATGAGTACATTTCAAGATTTTCCATTGCAAGGTACTccacatgattttttttttcttcggaACTTCTATATTCATTTATTTGTTTGGGTGCCGAGAAAATACAGGCATTGAAAAGAAATTAGGACTTCTAGCGCCACGTGATGGTGCTGTTTTGCTTAGTATTTAGGGAATGCAGGAACTTTGTTTTTTTGTGTACTTACCTTTATTCTTGTTAGTACTATTCGCATAAAATAATCAACGTGAAATAGCGTTAACCATTTGTTTGTTAAATTGGATTATTTTTTGATGTGTAGATGACTCGGAGATGTCTAACGTGCCTATGGTTTCAAATGTGAGGCAGGATCTTACACAATGGCAAGAGAAGCATGCCCACCTCGTTCTATCAACAGTCAAGGTTGCTTCCTTTCTTGTTACACATATCACGAATTGAATTTAATGAATTgaatattcaataaaaaaatatagacttgttaacagttgaaaaaatttcatatttgaaACTAGTGAATAGTTGTTTAATGCATAAGACAGTGAGGAGCATATACCAGTTCTCTGATAATGGATATTTTGGGCCCAAATGTTTAATATGAAATCAACTATACGCAACATATTACTTCGTTGATTGCTGATCTTCTTGCATCATGCTTGGACTCGAAAATGATATTCTATGTTTGCTTAATTTTATCTTCAACTTGCATTGATCTATCTGTCTTGCAGTTTCACTTGAAGATATTGTTCTGTTGAAGCCTTTTCTCAGTGTTAGCATGTGGTATAAAATGCGATTAGGATTAGCAGTGAGCACTGTCAGTTTGTGTAGCTAGTGAAATGATTTAGCATCTATTCAAAAAACTAGAGATCCCATCATAGGTGATAGGAAGGGCCAGGATTTGCTGTCTGTTATACCACTCTCCATGGTTGCAAGATGAAATCACGGGTGCAAAGTGGTGAAGGAGACGATTATATAAGAAAACACCCTTCATGTTTATGAGCCTCATCTTCTTGTGGACTGAGATATCCCAGTTATTTGCATTGTAGTCTAGACTGCTATGTGTTATCATGCTTGCAGCTACTTTATTCATACATGACTTTCTTGTCGAGCTGAAGCGAGTTATTGCTTTGCCTCTACCCTTTATTCATTATCTCCTCATTTTTATGTcaaaattcattagcaaaccaTATCAACCAATAATATTCCTTATCTTCTCATTCCAAGTCAAGGCAACTCCACCATATCATAATGTCAAGACATATTTCTCTTTCCTGGAATTATCTTTTACATTGTTGACATTTATTAACTCATTCTCCTGCTGGTCTCAATTTGCATAAATTCAGGAGATGATTCTTTCTCCATGCAAAATTTTTTCAGAGTGATAAAATAAGCCCAAAAGATTGTAGTTGAAGTTTTTTGCAGCCCCTGGAAGATATTTGTTGATGCTTTTCGGGGCTTTAATCACAGGAAAAGAATTACATCAAACTTTGTGATTTATTTATACTAGGTAAAATTTGCATTAACAATGCAGTTATAATTTATCAATCTAATGTGACTTACTAAAAATGATGGAAAACTATAATAGCCCTTGGACTGCAAAGCAGCGGGTTGTGATCACTCATTTGTTGAAGAGCTTCTCCAGTTGAAATTTGGATGTGGAACATTAGAGGCAGACATTAATTCTTAGATGATTAAAGAGATGACAAGGTTTTCACTTCCAGTAAATCTGGTGCTCAATATAATTGGTGAAGGTGTTAGGAATCATTGTGAAGAAGCTTATGCATACTTGTTATTTTTGTGCCTCATGTCATGGTTATTTTACTATCAGGATCTTGTTCCATGAAACAAACATTCAGACAAGATAATATGTCGATAGTGTTAAAAAACAAAGTCACACTAATGACCTCCTGTGTGGTGATTAAAAATGTGTCTTCATATATTCTAGTTGTTTACAAATCCTTGGAAGTTATTAACTATAAGATTCTTTTATGCTCTGCTGCAGGAAATATCAAAGTTGAGATATGAGTTATGCCCTCGCattatgaaagaaagaaaattctgGAGGATATATTTTCTTCTGGTGAACAATCATGTTGCACCGTAAGTTTCTTGCCACTTGAATTGGATCTCCGTTTGTCTTTTAATTAGTTGCAAAATTTACTTGGAAGACAAGATATTATTTCCAATAGAATTTATATTTCTTGTGTCGGAGAAACTTGAATTCTGTTAATTGAATATGTAGCGTGTCCCCTGGGCGATCAACAGACATGCTGGCTAACAGTTGTTACCTAATAATTTTTTGGCCCATACTAGGAACAGCTTGAAATGTTCCATCTATTCTATATTATAATCTCCTCAATTAGGGAAGGTTTGATACCTGCAAGTCTGCAATTACTCATATGGTCCTAGATTACAAATGGTTCACATAAAGCACCTCTAATACAATGTTATACATGCATTTTAGCTTTGAGAAGCGGTTTATGGAGGAGGCTACACAGAAACCTGCAGAAGAAGTAAAAGATAATGAAGTGGAGGAAAAAGCCGTGGGAACTTCCAAACCAGAGGCGAAGAAATCAAAGCAGCAGAGTAAAAGTGTGGCTGTATCTTCTTCTGAACAAGATTTGGATGTATTCCTTCTGGGTGGAGGGTCTGGAGACAGTGATGAGGGTCCAGGTACATTATGAACTGGATTAAGGTTCTTTGGTAAATAATTGATCTAGCTTTTATCTGCACTGTTCTTTTCTTCAAGTTCATGTGTATACGTAGGTTGTATATTCAGATTATAAACCAAATTTACACACAAGGTTGTTTGTGTCACTATAATGTTGagtatcaaaatttttaaagccACTAAACTGTGCTGCTGCTGCCATGCAAGTAGTGTACTGCTGGCTTTGCTCTTAACttttagtaatattttaaatagtttCCTAAGCTCCACTGAATTGCTTTTTTTGTACTGGTcaaatataaaaagtttaaaagttAATCCATTTCAACTTTATTCCCCAAGTGTAAGACAATTGGatgtaaactaaaaaaataacgTTTATATTTTCCAAACTTTGTTGACGAACCTTGTGATTTTACATCTCAAATATCATGCCCCAGAAGTTTGCTATGCATCATTTGATATGAGGTGCATACTGTAGAACTCTGCAGGAGAAGAGTTAACTGAGAACTTTAGATGTTCTAACAATCTATCTCGTCTTACAGATGATGATGAGGAGCCCTTCAATGATGATTTTGACAAGATGGTTAATAGTTCGGTAAGctctacttattttatttttctgttgtaTCTTGCCACTGTGATAAATTGATATCTGGTCACTTGTCCCTAGAAATTGATGGCATGGTTCTGTGGTGATCTATGGACTTGTTCCCATTTAATTTTGAACTATCTAAATAAGTATTAGAAAAACGTGAATCAAAATCCTCAGTATAAGTTTTTTAATGAATCATAATGTCAATGGATTTGGAATGGTTCAGAGAAACTCTCCCATTGCCCGATAGGGGAGACTAGAAAAGGCTCCCTGTTAGGGGTATGGGACCAACTTAATTGCCTGTGGAAACGAGGTGCCTTAGCTTCTCTTCAGAAGCTGACCTAAAACAAGTTCAAATGCTTTCTGAACAGAGAAAATGTGGCTAAGAGGAGATAGAgttgttttaattaatttgcGACTAGCTGGGATAATGTAGTAAGAGGGCTACCTATTGTACAAAGTAAGCCCCGTAGTCCTTTGAATGAAATCAAGGTGTAAGAAAATCTACTTTCATATACTGGAACTTCATTCTTCAATGAACTTGTACCAAATATGTGGCATGCGTTTATCCACTATGATTATTGGTTTTGCCCATTATCCCTCATTACTCCCTGGATTCTTTACCCATCATCCCTCATCAGTCCATGGCTTCCTTTCCTTTATTATTATCTTGCTAATAACTGAAAAATCATTGCCAATGACAATAATATCACGAGCACATAATTCTTATAGTAGCCTCAGAATAACACACGACACATGCATAGTTATAGAAGTCAAATAAAGAATTTCTTCCAAAATAATACTAATATAAAGTTTTGTTTCCtgattaaattttgaattgtgCTGCTTTCATCCCTCTATGGCGAAACAGGGACAATTCCAGGTCCCATGCTGGTTCATATTATTTCTGCCTGCAATGTCTTTGTGATTTCATTCATTAGATTTGGTGCATCAGTGATATGATGAAGTGGAGAAATTCCAAGTAAATTTACATGCTTGGCTGGTCTTATCGCTCCCTGTGGAGTAGTGGATCTCTACGCCCACTTAGTATTGTTAGAGTTTAAGGGTGGTGGTTGGAAGTTGAAACTGTAGATATGCAATATAATTTTGACATACTGGTTTTATTGGCATCTGTTGTTTATGTAAACAAATTGAATCCCTCAGCTGCATTTTGTGCTTGCTATATTTTGGATACTTCTCAACCTGCAGGATGATGAGAAAGAAAAGTTATAGAATATTGCTGATATGCAAGCTGATGTGCCTGCAATATTGCGAACTATCGCAGCTTAAAATTATAAGAGAGGAATGCTGCATTTGCACATGGAATAAGCGACTCGGTGGAAATCTTACATTTCCATACATTAGCTTCAGATATAACTATAgtatttttctctttatctttgtttttcttcttttactCCTTTCATTTTGTGTAAAGaatatttatttgtttgtttttcttttaaattgttgTCTACTAAATGtaattaatatttagttttaGTGTTGATATGGCCAGTATTATTTTGACTGCGTTACATCCATCAGAGTCGCAGGTCtctctttttcattttatattcaAGAATGAACAGAAATCCAGTCCTAATTTTTTATAACTAGTAGGGATCAGATCTAAATTCTATTTAATATGGATGCAATGCTTGTGAAAATGCTATGGCTCCTTCGCTGTCCaatcaaaattttttcttttctttaatgtaGGAAAGCCCTGTTTCCTGCTGAAGTATGTCCTGACCTTCCCATATTGCAAAAGCAGGGGGCATCTAATATCTCCTACTCTGCAACTTTTTCTGAGAACAAGGTACACACGGTAATGGTAATGGTTTAAAAATTTTGGAGTCCCGGTTAACTCGTAAATTCTTTAGAGGAAGAAGGCCGTCAAAGTTAATTCTCGACTTTTTAAGTATTTGATAATATCTTTCCGTGGAGTATCGGcaagatatatttatttaaattcttagTAGTTGGGATGTCTTAAATTCCATTAAGATGGTTAGCTAGCAGATGAGAGAATATCATATTAATGGTCAAGTGTTCAGCCATTGAATGCAATGCTAGAACGACATTTTGGTGGCAAAGAGTTTTGAGTACCTCTTGACCTTAAACTAATTGAATTCTTCAATTGAATAAAGATTTTCGATGCTCAGTCCAAACTAACTAGTGAAAAAGATGGAAAACCTTCCTAAAATGTATTTACTTCCTGCCATTGATTCCATTGTAATTCAactaagaaattttaaattatcaaaaagtattaaaattttatttatttgattgatatttttttttaattttttgaaaattaattttttaaaattatttatcctGATCTAATTAAGTACTTTtcaaaaaataacataataatataGTTCATATCCGTATGCATAGTGATTAAAGACACGCTTCAAGAGTGCTCTCGTTCAAGGCTCACTAAGCTCCAATCCTAGCACTTGAAGGCTTTTTTTTCCTGATAAAAATAAGtaggaagaaaaaataaaaaacatttgGTAAGATCTAACCTTTGCTATTGCAGGCCTTCTTCCAGACAAAGCTAGTTTTATGTTTACGAAAATTAAAAAGTGGTAAAGATAAAATTAATCAGTGTCTGTAAATAAAAAGAAGTGAAGaccaaattaaaatcaaaattttaggggaaaaaataaatttagaagtGCTTACATGAGTAGTAAGTTGTGAGTATGAAACAAGGTTTCATCGTCTCAAATACAGTTTGTTAATTATTAATCTTATATGCAATTAATCCCAACCCTTCATCTGATACCAATTCTAATCTAATCTAAACAAATTCCAGTCTTCTTAAGTCTCAATAGCCATTGGTGATTACTGATTTGTCCCTTTCTTATTCTctctcaaataataaaatttgtaaatttatttattttattgtcaACAAGGGAATACTTACCAGGTTCCATACACATGCTTGTCACTCAACTAGACAATGACaggtaaattttctaaaaatttaaatataagttgATGAAATTTTCAAAACTTCATTTTAGAATACAACTTCCTGAAAgaaaacttggtgaatgagtTATCTAATCTGATATATCTTAACATGTATTCAATAAGTCATACATCAAATGTATGTATTAAAAAGAACAAACTTTTATACATGTATTTAGTCAACTAACAAATGGCATATGAACTAAAACTATAAGAggttttgttttaaattaacaaaattaaattaaatatgtatacataataaaatatttatttactcctcatttgatataaataattttataagaaaatcatttaaataaattattataaaatcattCATGATTTCatatgtatataaatttttttattttaaaatgagttAATACAATATGTGAGATACAAGCATCATATGTGTTTCATCAACTAAAAGATGCCAGTTGTCTAAATGATGGCCATACTAATATCCATTCgtataattataattagtttCTTAAATAGCTAAACAAAGATTAATGATGTTCAAACTGAATAAATTCTTCTCATTACTCTTTAAGGTCATAAATCTCTCATATTATTTTGGGCAAGATATATAGTGTCCTACTCTTTTCAAAAGGGTATACAAATTTGTAAATTATAGGaaaaaaatcaatg encodes:
- the LOC110600258 gene encoding uncharacterized protein DDB_G0284459 isoform X4 — protein: MDFWRKARTFAEDAAKRSQELTKEAAKRSQELTVGSSKFYDIVTETARRSKEIAAEASKRSQEITIGSSKLSDIVSETAKRSKEIASEASKRADQIKAEAIKRADQIKSLAEGITPSGALSRTVPAVDSQLEEKEKEKEKEKEKEMEKELERFGVTEELREFVKEITMSTFQDFPLQDDSEMSNVPMVSNVRQDLTQWQEKHAHLVLSTVKEISKLRYELCPRIMKERKFWRIYFLLVNNHVAP
- the LOC110600258 gene encoding stress response protein NST1 isoform X3, translating into MDFWRKARTFAEDAAKRSQELTKEAAKRSQELTVGSSKFYDIVTETARRSKEIAAEASKRSQEITIGSSKLSDIVSETAKRSKEIASEASKRADQIKAEAIKRADQIKSLAEGITPSGALSRTVPAVDSQLEEKEKEKEKEKEKEMEKELERFGVTEELREFVKEITMSTFQDFPLQDDSEMSNVPMVSNVRQDLTQWQEKHAHLVLSTVKEISKLRYELCPRIMKERKFWRIYFLLVNNHVAPFEKRFMEEATQKPAEEVKDNEVEEKAVGTSKPEAKKSKQQSKSVAVSSSEQDLDVFLLGGGSGDSDEGPDDDEEPFNDDFDKMVNSSESPVSC
- the LOC110600258 gene encoding DDT domain-containing protein DDB_G0282237 isoform X1; translation: MDFWRKARTFAEDAAKRSQELTKEAAKRSQELTVGSSKFYDIVTETARRSKEIAAEASKRSQEITIGSSKLSDIVSETAKRSKEIASEASKRADQIKAEAIKRADQIKSLAEGITPSGALSRTVPAVDSQLEEKEKEKEKEKEKEMEKELERFGVTEELREFVKEITMSTFQDFPLQDDSEMSNVPMVSNVRQDLTQWQEKHAHLVLSTVKEISKLRYELCPRIMKERKFWRIYFLLVNNHVAPFEKRFMEEATQKPAEEVKDNEVEEKAVGTSKPEAKKSKQQSKSVAVSSSEQDLDVFLLGGGSGDSDEGPDDDEEPFNDDFDKMVNSSGQFQVPCWFILFLPAMSL
- the LOC110600258 gene encoding DDT domain-containing protein DDB_G0282237 isoform X2 codes for the protein MDFWRKARTFAEDAAKRSQELTKEAAKRSQELTVGSSKFYDIVTETARRSKEIAAEASKRSQEITIGSSKLSDIVSETAKRSKEIASEASKRADQIKAEAIKRADQIKSLAEGITPSGALSRTVPAVDSQLEEKEKEKEKEKEKEMEKELERFGVTEELREFVKEITMSTFQDFPLQDDSEMSNVPMVSNVRQDLTQWQEKHAHLVLSTVKEISKLRYELCPRIMKERKFWRIYFLLVNNHVAPFEKRFMEEATQKPAEEVKDNEVEEKAVGTSKPEAKKSKQQSKSVAVSSSEQDLDVFLLGGGSGDSDEGPDDDEEPFNDDFDKMVNSSDDEKEKL